A window of the Sardina pilchardus chromosome 21, fSarPil1.1, whole genome shotgun sequence genome harbors these coding sequences:
- the ubl3b gene encoding ubiquitin-like protein 3b has translation MTTQRDPDTVNLRLILVSGKTQDFTFSPNDSATDIARHVFENWPAGWEEEQVSSPNILRLIFQGRFLHGNVTLGALKLPPGRTTVMHLVARETLPEPNSHGQRNREKTTESSCCLLL, from the exons ATGACAACTCAAAGAGACCCCGACACG GTGAACCTCCGGCTCATCCTGGTCAGCGGGAAAACACAGGACTTCACCTTCTCCCCCAACGACTCCGCCACAGACATCGCCCGTCATGTCTTTGAGAACTGGCCTGCAG GTtgggaggaggagcaggtgagCAGCCCCAACATCCTGCGCCTCATCTTCCAGGGACGCTTCCTGCACGGGAACGTCACGCTTGGAG CTCTCAAGCTGCCCCCTGGCAGAACCACTGTCATGCACTTGGTTGCCAGAGAGACCCTACCGGAGCCCAACTCCCATG GCCAGAGGAACAGGGAGAAGACTACAGAGAGCAGCTGCTGTCTATTGTTgtga